The proteins below are encoded in one region of Tepidimicrobium xylanilyticum:
- a CDS encoding competence/damage-inducible protein A → MKAEIISVGTEIILGNILNTNTNYLSKKLWEIGIDVLYHTSIKDDPKLLKEVLNIGLERSDLLIFTGGLGPTSDDMTKEIVCKTLGIEMELNKRAEEDIKEYFNRLNKPMTYTNIKQAYLPKGAKHLINEIGTAPGVYIEYGSRRIVLLPGPPKEMALMFNKYVVPLIKQDYIIKVKTINTIGIGESTLETVLADLIGNQNPTVATYAKEGLVDIKIVAKGHNTERVNFLLDEMVGKISSRISEFIYSYEDEKIEEVIVNKLRRKKIKIAICESCTGGLITSKLTRVPGASEVLERGIVTYSNISKIEEVGVKRSTLERYGAVSKEVALEMARGLYDKTNVDIAVSTTGIAGPTGGSELKPVGLVFMSIVTKDNSYVIKSIFNGDRESIQNRASIKVFDELRKIL, encoded by the coding sequence ATGAAAGCAGAAATTATTTCAGTAGGAACTGAGATAATACTAGGCAATATATTGAATACCAATACTAATTATCTATCTAAAAAGCTGTGGGAAATTGGAATAGATGTTTTATACCATACTTCTATAAAGGACGATCCTAAACTATTAAAAGAAGTATTAAATATTGGATTAGAAAGATCAGATTTGCTAATATTTACTGGTGGTTTAGGACCTACATCTGATGATATGACCAAGGAAATAGTTTGCAAGACTTTAGGGATAGAGATGGAATTGAATAAAAGAGCTGAAGAGGATATAAAGGAATATTTCAATAGGTTAAATAAACCTATGACTTATACCAATATAAAACAAGCTTATTTGCCTAAGGGAGCTAAACATTTAATTAATGAAATAGGTACTGCTCCTGGTGTTTATATTGAATATGGTAGTAGAAGAATAGTTTTACTTCCTGGTCCTCCAAAGGAAATGGCCCTGATGTTTAATAAGTATGTAGTTCCTTTAATTAAACAGGACTATATTATTAAAGTAAAGACAATTAATACTATAGGCATAGGGGAATCTACTTTAGAAACTGTACTTGCGGATTTAATTGGTAATCAAAATCCAACGGTTGCAACATATGCTAAAGAAGGATTAGTAGACATTAAAATTGTTGCAAAAGGTCATAACACTGAAAGAGTTAATTTCTTGTTGGATGAAATGGTGGGAAAAATTAGCAGTAGAATATCTGAATTCATTTATAGCTATGAAGATGAAAAGATTGAAGAAGTGATTGTGAATAAGTTGAGAAGAAAAAAGATAAAAATAGCAATTTGTGAATCCTGTACAGGAGGTTTAATTACTTCAAAATTGACCAGAGTTCCTGGCGCTTCAGAAGTTCTTGAAAGAGGGATTGTAACCTATTCCAATATTTCTAAAATAGAGGAAGTAGGTGTTAAAAGAAGCACCTTAGAAAGATATGGTGCGGTAAGCAAGGAAGTTGCTTTAGAAATGGCTAGAGGGCTTTATGATAAAACAAATGTAGATATAGCGGTATCTACTACTGGCATAGCTGGACCTACTGGTGGGTCTGAATTGAAGCCAGTAGGACTTGTGTTTATGAGTATTGTTACTAAAGATAATTCATACGTAATAAAGTCTATATTTAATGGAGATAGGGAATCTATTCAAAATAGAGCTAGTATAAAAGTTTTTGATGAATTAAGGAAAATATTATAA
- the pgsA gene encoding CDP-diacylglycerol--glycerol-3-phosphate 3-phosphatidyltransferase, with protein MNLANKITMLRVLMIPIFVVILFSDFENNHYIAGLVFAIASGTDCLDGYIARHKGQVTTFGKFIDPLADKILVSAALISLVQLGKVPAWVVIVIIAREFTITGFRIVAASEGITIAASPLGKIKTITQLIAIISLLIRNFPFNLLNFPFDYIMLYISLFFTILSGVDYIYKNRHVLYTSNK; from the coding sequence ATGAATTTAGCAAATAAGATTACCATGTTACGAGTGCTTATGATACCAATTTTTGTTGTAATTCTGTTTTCCGATTTTGAAAACAACCATTATATAGCAGGCTTGGTTTTTGCTATTGCATCAGGAACTGATTGTTTAGATGGTTATATTGCAAGACACAAAGGCCAGGTGACTACTTTTGGGAAATTTATAGACCCTTTAGCTGATAAAATATTAGTTTCAGCAGCTTTAATTTCTTTAGTTCAATTGGGAAAGGTGCCTGCTTGGGTAGTAATAGTAATTATTGCAAGAGAATTTACAATTACCGGTTTTCGCATTGTTGCAGCATCTGAAGGTATAACAATTGCTGCCAGCCCCTTAGGCAAAATCAAGACAATAACCCAATTAATAGCTATTATTAGCCTCTTAATCAGGAATTTTCCATTTAATTTGTTGAATTTTCCATTTGATTATATTATGCTATATATTTCATTGTTTTTCACTATATTATCAGGGGTAGACTATATTTACAAAAATAGACATGTACTATATACTAGCAATAAGTAA
- the rimO gene encoding 30S ribosomal protein S12 methylthiotransferase RimO, which translates to MNRLKFFIITLGCSKNEVDSELMAGILKMSNYMAANSLEEADVIIVNTCGFIQAAKEESIETIWEITKYKRNGKCKYIILAGCLAERYSQELLDEIEEIDGIIGTGNIKDMDKIINRLERGEKKIVFTKNINEAYIESIERQSFRPTEYVKISEGCNNYCTYCIIPKLRGKHRSRKIEDIVKEVKYLVYSGVKEIILIGQNITDYGIDLYGEYRLYELLDNLNQIDELKWIRLHYLYPDNITDRLIQSIKNNEKVLKYLDIPLQHINDEILKKMNRRTSKKDIENLIYKLRTEISDIILRTTFIVGFPGEDENKFSELYTFIKKIKFDRLGVFTYSREEGTPAYDFKNQIDESTKEQRRSAIMELQQNISYSLNKAKIGKIFETLIEEVNGDGTYIGRSYMDSPEIDGVIYIKSNKRLEVGDFTNVLITDCLEYDLIGERVE; encoded by the coding sequence ATGAATAGATTAAAATTTTTTATTATAACTTTAGGTTGCTCAAAAAATGAAGTAGATTCGGAATTAATGGCAGGCATTTTAAAAATGAGTAATTATATGGCTGCAAATTCATTAGAAGAAGCTGATGTAATAATAGTCAATACCTGTGGATTTATACAAGCTGCTAAAGAGGAATCCATTGAAACCATTTGGGAAATTACAAAATATAAAAGAAATGGGAAATGTAAATATATAATATTAGCAGGATGCTTAGCAGAAAGATATTCTCAGGAATTATTAGATGAGATAGAGGAAATTGATGGAATAATTGGTACCGGCAATATTAAAGATATGGATAAAATAATAAATAGATTAGAACGAGGGGAGAAAAAGATAGTATTTACAAAAAATATTAATGAGGCTTATATTGAAAGTATTGAAAGACAGAGCTTTAGGCCGACTGAATACGTTAAGATTTCTGAAGGTTGTAATAACTACTGTACTTATTGTATAATACCTAAACTCCGAGGTAAGCATAGAAGTAGGAAGATAGAAGATATAGTAAAGGAAGTTAAATATCTAGTGTATAGTGGGGTAAAAGAAATAATATTAATTGGACAAAATATCACTGACTATGGAATAGATTTATATGGGGAATATCGCTTATATGAGTTATTAGATAACTTAAATCAAATAGATGAATTGAAATGGATTAGACTACATTATCTTTATCCAGATAATATTACCGATAGACTGATCCAGTCAATAAAAAATAATGAAAAAGTACTTAAATATTTAGATATACCATTGCAGCATATAAATGATGAAATTCTAAAAAAGATGAATAGAAGAACTTCAAAAAAGGATATTGAAAATTTGATATATAAGTTAAGAACTGAAATATCAGATATTATACTGCGAACAACTTTTATAGTAGGTTTTCCAGGGGAAGATGAGAATAAATTTAGTGAACTTTACACATTTATCAAAAAGATAAAATTTGATCGATTAGGAGTTTTTACTTATTCTAGAGAAGAGGGAACGCCTGCATACGATTTTAAAAATCAAATAGATGAAAGTACAAAAGAACAGAGAAGAAGTGCTATTATGGAATTGCAGCAGAATATTTCATACTCACTAAATAAAGCTAAAATTGGGAAGATATTTGAAACTTTAATTGAAGAAGTAAATGGAGATGGAACTTATATTGGAAGAAGCTATATGGACAGCCCAGAAATAGATGGGGTCATATATATTAAATCAAATAAACGTTTAGAAGTAGGCGATTTTACCAATGTGTTGATTACTGATTGTTTGGAATATGATTTGATTGGGGAGAGAGTAGAATGA
- a CDS encoding FtsK/SpoIIIE family DNA translocase: MEIAREVIGIIIISFGLLTSISLISNKTGIIGAFLRNIFFTLMGFGGYIFPLIIIAVGLLFIINKLNIGRDVKSVYLLVLFFCFLTIVDINAETGIIFSDKVASSLEMGKKGLGGGILGAILGFVFLKLFGSVGSYIVITLIALISILLFTEIRIMDFIKRIEFKKRRKNKPKSNTKMEVSKHNSKKLYAENNEIIIHDYTNNEESEYEEKNTVHKEMEFKTNTNVITNYTLPSLELLETIENKSDSFSKREILNNAKKIEETLNNFGIEASVIQINKGPSITCYEVQPAPGIKVSRIVNLADDLALSLATSDIRVEAPIPGKSAVGIEVPNRVKDNVGLKELLQSEEYISLDSNIPLLLGKDISGKPIVSSIDKMPHLLIAGATGSGKSVCINTIIMSILFRAHPDDVKLLLIDPKVVELSVYNGIPHLLIPVVTEPKKAALSLNWAVEEMEKRYKLFAKNNVRDIKSYNDKFQNDKEKKLPSIVIIIDELADLMLVAAQEIEDLICRLAQMARAAGMHLIVATQRPSVDVITGTIKANIPSRISFAVSSQVDSRTILDMSGAEKLLGKGDMLFYPSDLPKPIRVQGAFISDKEVERVVNFLKDQNLTGYDNEIIETIENDIELDGILGNYDELLPNAAYLVVEEGQASISLLQRRLKIGYARAARIVDEMESMGIVGSHEGSKPRKVLVSKDEIDSLFKER, translated from the coding sequence ATGGAAATCGCTAGAGAGGTAATAGGTATTATAATTATATCCTTTGGTCTACTTACATCTATAAGTTTAATTAGCAATAAAACAGGTATTATTGGTGCTTTTTTGCGAAATATATTTTTTACTTTAATGGGATTTGGAGGTTATATTTTTCCTTTGATAATAATAGCTGTAGGGTTATTATTTATTATAAATAAACTTAATATAGGCAGGGATGTAAAATCAGTTTATCTGCTAGTTTTATTTTTTTGCTTTTTAACTATAGTAGATATTAATGCTGAAACGGGTATTATTTTTTCTGATAAAGTTGCTAGTTCCCTTGAAATGGGTAAAAAAGGTCTAGGTGGAGGAATCTTAGGTGCAATTTTGGGATTTGTTTTTTTAAAATTATTTGGTTCAGTGGGATCTTATATAGTTATTACATTAATTGCATTAATATCTATACTGCTTTTTACTGAGATTCGAATTATGGATTTTATTAAAAGGATTGAATTTAAGAAGAGAAGGAAGAACAAACCTAAATCTAATACAAAAATGGAAGTTAGCAAACATAATAGCAAGAAATTGTATGCTGAAAATAATGAAATTATAATCCATGATTACACCAATAACGAAGAATCTGAATATGAAGAAAAAAACACAGTACATAAGGAGATGGAATTTAAAACAAATACTAATGTAATTACTAATTATACCTTGCCTTCTCTGGAATTATTGGAAACTATAGAAAATAAATCGGATTCATTTAGTAAAAGAGAAATATTAAATAATGCAAAAAAAATTGAAGAAACGTTAAATAATTTTGGCATTGAAGCAAGTGTTATTCAAATTAATAAAGGACCTTCTATAACATGCTATGAAGTTCAACCAGCTCCTGGCATTAAAGTGAGTAGAATAGTTAATTTAGCGGATGATCTAGCTTTAAGTTTAGCAACATCGGATATAAGAGTAGAAGCTCCAATACCGGGGAAATCTGCAGTAGGTATAGAAGTTCCTAATAGAGTAAAGGATAATGTAGGATTGAAGGAGTTATTGCAGTCTGAAGAATATATTTCTTTGGATAGCAATATACCTTTACTATTGGGAAAGGACATATCAGGTAAGCCAATAGTTTCTAGTATTGATAAAATGCCACATTTACTTATTGCAGGTGCTACTGGTTCTGGTAAAAGTGTTTGTATAAATACCATTATTATGAGCATATTATTTAGAGCCCATCCAGATGATGTTAAGTTATTGCTTATAGACCCAAAGGTAGTTGAATTAAGTGTTTATAATGGTATTCCTCATTTATTAATACCAGTAGTAACAGAACCGAAAAAAGCTGCTCTATCACTTAATTGGGCTGTTGAGGAAATGGAAAAAAGGTATAAATTATTTGCTAAAAACAATGTGAGGGATATTAAATCCTATAATGATAAATTTCAAAATGATAAGGAAAAAAAATTACCTAGTATTGTTATAATTATAGATGAACTGGCAGATTTGATGTTAGTAGCAGCACAGGAAATTGAAGATTTAATATGTAGGTTAGCGCAAATGGCAAGAGCTGCTGGTATGCATCTCATAGTTGCCACTCAAAGACCTTCTGTAGATGTTATTACCGGTACTATTAAGGCAAATATACCTTCTAGAATATCTTTTGCAGTGTCATCTCAAGTCGATTCAAGAACTATATTGGACATGAGTGGTGCTGAAAAACTATTAGGTAAGGGAGATATGCTCTTCTATCCTTCAGATTTACCGAAGCCTATTAGAGTTCAGGGGGCTTTTATAAGTGATAAAGAAGTTGAAAGGGTTGTAAATTTTTTAAAAGATCAAAATCTAACGGGATACGATAATGAGATAATAGAAACGATTGAAAATGATATTGAATTAGATGGTATATTGGGAAATTATGATGAATTATTACCAAATGCTGCTTATTTGGTTGTAGAGGAAGGCCAAGCTTCTATATCCTTATTACAACGGAGACTAAAAATTGGTTACGCCAGAGCTGCTAGAATTGTAGATGAAATGGAAAGCATGGGAATAGTGGGTAGTCATGAAGGAAGTAAACCAAGAAAAGTACTTGTATCTAAGGATGAAATCGATTCTTTATTTAAGGAGAGGTAA
- a CDS encoding ClpP family protease — translation MSKDTGQENKGIIDNVNEFGIPNTSTFQNNIQFISIIGEIEGHNISSSEKKTTKYEHIIPMLIAATQDSKIEGIFVILNTIGGDVEAGLALAEMINSINKPKVSLVLGGGHSIGVPLATATDYSFIVPSAAMTIHPIRTTGLVIGVPQTFRYFEKMQKRIVNFILRTSNINKDVLRDLMYSTDEIANDVGTILIGKEAVEVGLINEVGGFNEALDKLYAFIREKKS, via the coding sequence GTGAGTAAGGATACAGGACAAGAAAATAAGGGTATAATAGATAACGTAAATGAATTTGGTATTCCTAACACTTCAACTTTTCAAAATAATATTCAATTTATCTCCATAATTGGGGAAATAGAAGGTCATAATATATCTTCTTCTGAGAAAAAAACTACTAAATATGAACACATAATACCTATGCTTATTGCTGCAACTCAAGATTCTAAGATAGAAGGGATTTTTGTAATTCTAAATACCATTGGTGGAGATGTTGAAGCAGGATTGGCTTTAGCAGAAATGATTAATTCCATTAATAAGCCAAAGGTGTCTTTGGTACTAGGAGGAGGGCATAGTATTGGAGTACCATTGGCTACAGCCACTGACTATTCCTTTATTGTTCCCTCTGCAGCTATGACTATTCACCCAATTCGAACTACTGGTTTAGTAATAGGAGTACCACAGACATTTAGGTATTTTGAGAAAATGCAAAAAAGGATTGTTAATTTTATATTAAGGACATCTAATATTAATAAGGATGTACTGAGAGATTTAATGTATTCCACCGATGAAATAGCAAATGATGTAGGTACAATCTTAATAGGTAAAGAAGCTGTGGAAGTAGGCTTAATAAACGAAGTAGGAGGCTTCAATGAAGCGTTAGATAAGCTATATGCCTTTATAAGAGAGAAAAAGTCATAG
- a CDS encoding YlmC/YmxH family sporulation protein gives MLSQLGGKEIINLNNGQRLGIIADTDIIVDKKTGKILTLVVPERKFHIKLLGDNSVIEIPWHTIRKIGNDMIIVEI, from the coding sequence ATGCTTAGCCAACTAGGCGGAAAGGAGATTATAAATTTAAATAACGGGCAACGCTTAGGTATAATTGCAGATACAGACATAATAGTGGATAAAAAAACTGGGAAAATATTGACTTTAGTAGTGCCTGAAAGAAAATTTCATATCAAATTGCTTGGTGACAATTCAGTAATTGAAATTCCATGGCATACAATTAGGAAAATTGGTAATGATATGATAATAGTAGAAATATAA
- the dut gene encoding dUTP diphosphatase, with protein MKIKVVNKSNFPLPSYKTKGSAGMDLYANLDESITIKPMERVLVPTGLYISIPNGYEAQIRARSGLALKHGITLANGIGTIDSDYRGEIGVILLNLSKEDYTINRGDRIAQLVIVKYERVEFEEVLSLDSTERGEGGFGHTGY; from the coding sequence ATGAAAATTAAAGTAGTAAATAAAAGTAATTTTCCACTTCCAAGCTATAAAACCAAGGGATCAGCAGGCATGGATCTGTATGCTAATTTAGATGAATCCATTACAATTAAACCTATGGAGAGAGTGTTAGTTCCTACTGGACTATATATTTCTATACCTAATGGATATGAAGCCCAGATAAGGGCCAGAAGTGGACTAGCTTTAAAACATGGAATTACTTTAGCAAATGGTATTGGTACAATTGATAGTGATTATAGAGGTGAAATAGGAGTTATTTTATTGAATTTAAGTAAAGAAGATTATACTATAAACAGAGGAGATAGAATTGCTCAATTGGTTATTGTAAAATACGAGAGAGTAGAATTTGAAGAGGTTTTATCTTTAGATTCAACAGAGAGAGGAGAAGGTGGATTTGGTCACACGGGATATTAA
- a CDS encoding M16 family metallopeptidase has translation MYILDRLDNGIQVVMEKIPSANSVSIGVFVNVGVVKEDKKINGASHFIEHMLFKGTKNRTAVEIAQTIDNIGGQINAYTSTEYTCYYVKVLDKHISIAIELLSDMIINSLFNEEEIRKEKRVINEEIKMYLDSPEDLVYDLLSEIMFEGTPLSLPILGTYDTVNSLNRESLLEFYNKNYISENMVISIAGNFDYKSALDILNNYFNNILNKGVNRLISINPVFKQKIGFYHKNIEQLNFCLGMEGVKRDSDDLYPLWILNNIFGGSMSSKLFQKIREEKGLAYSIYSNMASFKDTGIFTIYAGLGVEQLVEVAKLINETIEDIRKNLITKDEVEKSKEQLKGNYILGMEGTFSRMLDIGKSKLLLGRIVTLEEVLEKIDVVTIEDIERIVQRIFNKDKYNIAYVGSIGNQDKIETQLKEIFFN, from the coding sequence ATGTATATATTGGACAGATTAGACAATGGAATACAGGTGGTTATGGAGAAAATTCCAAGCGCTAACTCCGTTTCCATTGGAGTCTTTGTAAATGTTGGAGTTGTAAAAGAAGATAAGAAGATTAATGGAGCATCACACTTTATTGAACATATGTTGTTTAAAGGAACTAAAAATAGGACAGCAGTAGAAATTGCTCAAACTATTGACAATATAGGTGGACAGATAAATGCTTATACCAGTACTGAATATACTTGTTATTATGTAAAGGTATTAGATAAGCACATTTCTATTGCAATCGAATTACTATCTGATATGATTATTAATTCTCTATTTAATGAGGAGGAAATAAGAAAGGAAAAGAGAGTAATTAATGAGGAAATAAAAATGTATTTAGATTCTCCAGAAGATCTAGTTTATGACCTATTAAGTGAAATAATGTTTGAAGGGACTCCATTATCGCTGCCTATATTGGGAACTTATGATACAGTTAATAGTTTAAACAGGGAATCTTTATTGGAGTTTTATAATAAAAACTATATCTCGGAGAACATGGTTATTTCAATAGCTGGAAATTTTGATTATAAAAGTGCTTTAGATATATTAAATAACTATTTTAATAATATATTGAATAAAGGCGTAAATAGACTTATTAGTATAAATCCAGTATTTAAGCAAAAAATTGGATTTTATCATAAAAATATTGAACAATTAAATTTTTGTCTAGGAATGGAAGGAGTAAAAAGAGATTCTGATGACCTTTATCCTTTATGGATTTTGAATAATATATTTGGTGGAAGTATGAGTTCTAAATTGTTTCAAAAGATTAGGGAGGAAAAGGGATTAGCATATTCCATATATTCTAATATGGCTTCTTTTAAAGATACAGGCATTTTCACTATATATGCTGGCTTAGGAGTAGAACAATTAGTAGAAGTTGCTAAACTAATTAATGAAACCATAGAGGATATAAGAAAAAATTTAATTACTAAAGATGAGGTGGAAAAATCTAAAGAACAATTAAAGGGAAACTATATTTTGGGTATGGAAGGGACATTTAGTCGAATGTTAGATATAGGTAAGTCAAAGTTATTATTAGGTAGGATTGTAACTTTAGAGGAAGTCTTAGAAAAAATAGACGTGGTAACTATAGAGGATATTGAAAGGATAGTTCAAAGGATATTTAATAAGGACAAGTATAATATTGCTTATGTTGGAAGCATAGGTAACCAGGATAAAATTGAAACCCAACTAAAGGAAATATTTTTTAACTGA
- a CDS encoding polysaccharide deacetylase family protein gives MKVLIINKKMLSTFIIIFLIIIVVGIYFSFYNRADETFKIDIYYKGNVDDKIVSFACNVDWGNEYIEPMLKIFAQNNIEITFFVTGTWAKKNPELLKTIYNKGHEIGNHGYRHIDYDKLSYEGNREEILKAHNIIYNILGVEPKYFAPPSGAYNDNTIKAAKDLNYDIIMWSIDTIDWRDDSTKEKIINRVISKIHDSAIILMHPTKETVYSLPEIIEYLNNKGYKIGKISDVIK, from the coding sequence TTGAAGGTTTTAATAATAAACAAAAAGATGCTTTCTACATTTATTATCATTTTTTTAATAATTATAGTTGTAGGTATTTATTTTTCTTTTTATAATAGAGCTGATGAAACTTTTAAAATTGATATCTATTATAAAGGAAATGTAGATGATAAGATTGTGTCCTTTGCTTGCAATGTGGATTGGGGAAATGAGTATATAGAGCCTATGCTAAAAATTTTTGCACAGAATAACATTGAAATAACATTTTTTGTAACTGGTACTTGGGCGAAAAAAAATCCTGAGTTATTAAAGACAATTTATAATAAAGGTCATGAAATTGGAAACCATGGGTATAGACATATTGACTATGATAAATTGAGCTATGAAGGCAATAGAGAAGAAATATTAAAAGCACATAATATTATATACAATATATTAGGTGTAGAACCAAAATACTTTGCCCCTCCTTCTGGAGCATATAATGATAACACTATTAAAGCTGCTAAGGATTTAAACTATGATATAATTATGTGGAGTATTGATACTATAGATTGGAGAGACGATAGTACAAAAGAAAAAATTATTAATAGAGTAATTAGTAAAATACATGATTCTGCCATTATACTCATGCATCCTACAAAAGAAACAGTGTATTCTTTACCTGAAATAATAGAGTATTTAAATAATAAAGGATATAAAATTGGGAAAATAAGCGATGTAATAAAATAA
- a CDS encoding polyribonucleotide nucleotidyltransferase, with protein sequence MERQFRYTLAGRDLVITIGKVAEQANGACLVQYGDTVVLVTATASKEPREGIDFFPLSVDYEERLYSVGKIPGGFIKREGKPSDKAILTSRLIDRPIRPLFPEGYRNDVQVIATVLSVDQDCTPDIVGMLGSSIALTISDIPFNGPTGSVLIGLVDGKFIINPTAEERDNSMLNLVVSGTKDAIMMVEAGANEVEENVMLEAILFAHEEIKKLCIFIEEIQKEVGKEKQDFVIFKPDPQIEVKVKQFATEKLIDAIQTEDKLEREDAIEKVYEETLEYFAEEYPESEKDIIEVLDVMLKEEVRRLILEEGIRPDNRKVDEIRPISCEVSILPRTHGSGLFKRGQTQVLTVATLGASSDVQIIDGLSEEESKRYMHHYNFPPYSVGETRVLRGPGRREIGHGALAEKALEPVIPDVEEFPYTIRLVSEVLSSNGSTSQASVCGSTLALLDAGVPIKAPVAGIAMGLIKSEDRVVILSDIQGMEDHLGDMDFKVAGTEKGITAIQMDIKIPGIDRTILAEALRRAREGRLYILEKMKEVISEPRKELSPYAPRIITMQIDPEKIRDIIGPGGKVINKIIDETGVKIDIEDDGLVQIASDNMDNGERARELINNIVKDVKVGEVYMGKVIKIVPFGAFVEIANGKEGLLHISNIANERINKVEDVLSTGDEVLVKVVEIDSQGRINLSRKAALPKVEKG encoded by the coding sequence ATGGAAAGACAGTTTAGATACACCTTAGCTGGAAGAGATCTAGTTATAACTATAGGAAAAGTAGCTGAACAGGCCAATGGTGCATGTTTGGTCCAATATGGAGATACAGTCGTACTAGTAACTGCTACAGCATCTAAAGAGCCAAGAGAAGGTATAGACTTTTTCCCATTAAGTGTAGATTATGAAGAGAGATTGTACTCAGTAGGAAAGATACCCGGGGGATTCATAAAAAGGGAGGGTAAGCCGAGTGATAAAGCAATACTTACTTCGAGGTTAATCGATAGACCTATAAGACCCCTTTTTCCAGAAGGTTATAGAAATGATGTACAAGTTATTGCAACAGTATTATCAGTTGATCAAGATTGTACACCAGACATAGTTGGAATGCTAGGTTCTTCCATTGCATTGACTATATCAGATATTCCCTTTAATGGCCCTACTGGCTCTGTATTAATAGGATTGGTAGATGGAAAGTTTATAATTAATCCAACGGCTGAGGAAAGAGATAATTCAATGCTTAACTTGGTGGTTTCAGGAACCAAAGATGCAATCATGATGGTGGAAGCTGGAGCAAATGAAGTAGAAGAAAATGTTATGTTAGAAGCTATTTTATTTGCTCATGAAGAAATTAAAAAATTATGTATATTCATTGAAGAAATACAAAAGGAAGTAGGCAAAGAAAAACAAGATTTTGTAATATTTAAACCAGATCCCCAGATAGAGGTAAAAGTAAAACAATTTGCAACAGAAAAGCTTATAGATGCCATTCAAACTGAAGACAAATTGGAAAGAGAAGATGCAATTGAAAAGGTATATGAGGAGACATTGGAGTATTTTGCTGAAGAATATCCTGAAAGTGAAAAGGACATTATAGAGGTATTAGATGTGATGTTAAAAGAAGAGGTTAGGAGACTAATTTTAGAGGAAGGCATTAGACCTGATAATAGGAAAGTAGATGAAATACGTCCGATTAGCTGTGAAGTAAGTATACTTCCAAGAACCCACGGGTCAGGTCTATTTAAAAGAGGGCAAACTCAGGTATTAACTGTAGCAACATTGGGAGCTTCAAGTGATGTTCAAATAATTGATGGATTAAGTGAAGAAGAGTCAAAAAGATATATGCATCACTATAATTTCCCTCCCTATTCGGTTGGTGAAACTAGAGTACTAAGAGGCCCGGGAAGGAGGGAGATAGGTCATGGTGCATTGGCTGAAAAGGCTCTTGAACCTGTAATACCAGATGTAGAGGAATTCCCTTACACCATTAGATTGGTGTCTGAAGTATTGAGTTCGAATGGTTCTACTTCTCAAGCTAGCGTCTGTGGCAGCACTTTGGCACTATTAGATGCGGGAGTACCTATAAAGGCTCCAGTTGCAGGAATTGCAATGGGATTAATCAAATCAGAAGATAGAGTAGTGATTTTATCCGATATTCAAGGCATGGAAGACCATTTAGGAGATATGGATTTTAAAGTAGCTGGAACAGAAAAAGGAATTACTGCCATACAGATGGACATAAAAATACCTGGCATTGACAGAACTATATTGGCGGAAGCATTGAGAAGGGCTAGAGAAGGTAGATTGTATATTCTAGAAAAGATGAAGGAAGTTATTTCAGAACCTAGAAAAGAACTTTCTCCTTATGCTCCAAGGATAATTACAATGCAAATTGATCCAGAAAAGATAAGGGATATTATAGGGCCTGGTGGAAAAGTAATAAATAAGATAATTGATGAAACTGGAGTAAAAATCGACATTGAAGATGATGGCTTGGTTCAAATAGCCTCTGACAATATGGATAACGGAGAAAGAGCTAGAGAACTAATTAACAATATCGTAAAAGACGTAAAGGTTGGAGAAGTTTATATGGGAAAAGTAATCAAAATAGTTCCCTTTGGTGCTTTTGTAGAAATTGCTAATGGGAAAGAAGGATTGCTTCACATATCTAATATTGCAAATGAGAGGATAAATAAAGTTGAAGATGTATTATCTACTGGAGATGAAGTTTTGGTAAAGGTAGTAGAAATAGATAGTCAAGGTAGAATAAACCTATCAAGGAAGGCTGCACTTCCTAAGGTAGAGAAGGGATAA